In Granulicatella elegans, one genomic interval encodes:
- a CDS encoding ABC transporter ATP-binding protein, producing MKVITKHLGIYFKKHWVRYVIIVCSAILNSYLLVVPAKILGQIVNAIVDQSLTQEQLLGYMGFFFLSLVGVYVLDSALMYWIWFARFDYITNLRLGTMKQLLWKKAPFYTKFRVGDIVTRSSEDLETIGNLVGFGVYAFLNAFFITLSVLTNMVMNVWWELTIISVLPMPVLAYVLYRLMDKIETVYRDAQKAISDMNAEVLEMIDGTYVIRAYGQEDRMSQIFKQKTEDSLQKNIAVAKLGMLFAPLAQVVVGICMLIGLIYGGGLVQEGKILLGSLVSFPIYIGLLVFPLYLIGDLVVMVQQGKVSFERIFELLETSDDLEEDGQEELGQFEEVRFENFSFTYPGEENPTLKNISVSIKKGQTIGIVGKTGSGKTTFLKQFLHQYPYHHETILLNNQELVHWKRQSVDALMAYVPQEHVLFSKSILENLKLADKEITEQVVWDVLEQAAIAEDIRRMPEQLDTMIGEKGITLSGGQKQRLSIARALLRNAEILLLDDALSAVDAKTEIQIVGHLKSERMDQTNIITAHRLSAIRHADCILVFEDGQIVARGTHEELLEQKGWYYEQYLKQELEEQEVSEEC from the coding sequence ATGAAAGTCATTACGAAACACCTAGGCATTTATTTTAAAAAGCATTGGGTGAGATATGTCATTATTGTATGTAGTGCGATTTTAAATAGTTATTTATTAGTCGTTCCTGCAAAAATATTAGGACAAATTGTCAATGCGATTGTGGATCAATCGTTGACACAAGAACAACTTTTGGGATATATGGGATTCTTTTTTCTATCATTAGTAGGAGTTTATGTACTAGATTCTGCATTAATGTATTGGATATGGTTTGCACGTTTTGACTATATTACTAATTTACGATTAGGGACGATGAAGCAATTATTATGGAAGAAAGCACCCTTTTATACAAAGTTTAGAGTTGGGGATATTGTAACTCGTTCAAGTGAAGACCTTGAAACGATTGGGAATTTAGTAGGATTTGGAGTATATGCTTTTCTGAATGCATTTTTTATTACTTTATCAGTTTTGACAAACATGGTGATGAATGTTTGGTGGGAGTTGACGATTATTTCCGTTTTACCGATGCCGGTATTAGCCTATGTACTCTATCGTTTAATGGATAAAATTGAAACAGTGTATAGGGATGCTCAAAAGGCTATTTCTGATATGAATGCGGAAGTATTAGAAATGATTGATGGAACTTATGTCATTCGAGCTTATGGGCAAGAAGACAGAATGAGTCAAATTTTTAAACAGAAAACAGAAGATTCTCTGCAAAAAAATATTGCAGTAGCTAAATTGGGAATGTTATTTGCTCCACTAGCACAAGTTGTTGTAGGAATTTGTATGTTGATTGGATTGATTTATGGTGGTGGACTTGTTCAAGAAGGGAAAATTTTATTAGGAAGCTTAGTTTCGTTTCCAATCTATATCGGTTTATTAGTCTTTCCATTGTATTTAATTGGAGACCTTGTCGTAATGGTTCAACAAGGGAAAGTTTCGTTTGAGAGAATTTTTGAATTGTTAGAAACAAGTGATGATTTAGAAGAAGATGGACAGGAAGAATTAGGGCAATTCGAGGAAGTTCGTTTTGAGAATTTCTCCTTTACTTATCCTGGTGAAGAAAATCCAACATTGAAAAATATTTCAGTAAGTATTAAAAAAGGACAAACGATTGGAATTGTTGGGAAAACGGGTTCAGGGAAAACAACCTTCCTAAAACAGTTCTTACATCAATATCCTTACCATCATGAAACGATTTTGCTGAATAATCAAGAACTGGTTCATTGGAAGCGACAATCAGTGGATGCTTTAATGGCGTATGTACCACAAGAACATGTGTTATTTTCAAAAAGTATTTTAGAAAATCTAAAACTTGCTGATAAGGAAATTACAGAACAAGTTGTATGGGATGTGCTAGAACAAGCTGCGATAGCGGAAGATATTCGTCGAATGCCAGAACAATTGGATACAATGATTGGCGAAAAAGGGATTACTTTAAGTGGTGGGCAAAAACAACGATTATCGATTGCCCGAGCATTACTGAGAAATGCTGAAATTTTATTACTAGATGATGCCCTGTCAGCTGTAGATGCTAAAACAGAAATTCAAATTGTGGGTCATCTAAAATCAGAAAGAATGGATCAAACAAATATTATTACAGCTCATCGCTTATCTGCAATTCGACATGCAGATTGCATTTTAGTATTTGAAGATGGTCAGATTGTTGCACGGGGAACTCATGAAGAGTTACTGGAACAAAAAGGTTGGTATTATGAGCAATACTTGAAACAAGAATTAGAAGAGCAAGAGGTGAGTGAAGAATGCTAA